The DNA sequence CCGTTGTTATCGTGCAGCTCTGTTCCACCATCGTGCAGTTACTGTTTCAGCTTTGCAAGCACCGTCTCGCAGCTCTGTTCCATCGTCGCCGGTGCTATCTCTGTTCCACCTGTCATCCCTTCGGTCATGCCCTTGACCCCCTCTTGCTCAGGATCTTCTTTGCTCTGTTCTAGGGCTTCTAGCTTCtaggtattttttttaataataattattgaataattgttgttagttaattTGTGAACTTGTTATGGGATGAATAATtgttgaataagtgttgattaaTCTGTGAATCTTGCTGTTTTTACTGTGAATTACTCCCTTGTTAATGATTCTGATAATTCATCTGCAGAAAGTGATGGGGTCTTCAGGCTTGAATCCTTTGAAACTAAGTGTTGCATGTGGGATATGCCTGTTTTCTGTCTTCTTCGCTGCTGTGCTCTGTTGACTGTTGTGCTGTGTTTTTgtgttcaattaaaatttttctttgagaACTTAGCTTTGCTATGCTTGATAAATTGTGCCAATTATGCATTTCTTGAAATTGGTATGCCTCTGTAGATTCTAAATCGTGTGTTTCGTGTTTCTGATTTTGATAATTTGAGTAGTTTATGAAGCATAGTTCACTGTTATTGCAAATGATTTGGGACTGCTTTTGAGGAGTGTATGAAGTAGATTACTTGCTGTGTTTGGAGTTGTGTATTAATTAAATTGGTTAATTTGTTATTTGAGCCATGTTACAGCTTGTTGTTAAATAAAGTTTAAAGCTTCAATATCCATTTATTAGTTGGCaatgttaatattattaataatattaataaaaatactaatcacAAAGTGGAGAGGGATTGTAGAATTTGTCACATAGGTTTGGAGAGTGATAGTTCTGAGTCTGGTGTTCCAATTGAATTGGGTTGTGCTTGTAAAGATGATTTTGTTGCTGCTCACAAAGTATGTGCTGAGACATGGTTTAAGATTAAGGAGAATTTGAGTATAAATCCCATCTTTACTTTATTCTGTTTAACTGCAAAATTtggtttttgataattttttaatgctGAATTTGATTGATTCTATGGATATTTTAGACACCCTTTTGTTTATGATTCATGGAATTGAGAATTGGATTGTTTGGTACTGTTCTATATGTATAGTTGTTCTATGTCTTGGTGCTGAGTTTGACAAATATTCTCAATTACTTACAGCTATGGTTTCCTTCTTGGATGggattttatttttccaaaagaaaTCATAGAGAATTAAGGTTgtgaattgtttaaaaaaaataaacttaagtttgtattttgataagatcatatggttTTGATTTATGACATTTCATgtgttttaaatttggaagatattttaagatttatattagattataattatattttagtatgtatatttataatttatttattattttattctaaaagggTTTTTTCGGTTGAATTACGGTTGGACCGGTtggaccaataaaccagtgaaccagtgactaaaacggttcgatgaccggttcagTTCTCAGAACCTTGGTTTTACCATCTCTCCGGTGActggtttttattattattgttattattaattgaTGATTGCATCAATAATGAGGCGCTCCTTATCAAAATTCCCTGGTTGGCGTTTCGGCTTCGGACAATCCAAGTCCTTATTGGTATTGCTCTTTCTCTCGTTTACTATATATGTAGCTTACTTTGTCAATTTATTTAGCTTTGGTCATGCAAATGAATTGATCATCAAGGTCTATTTTAATTTTCTACTGGATTAGGAAAATGGATTCCTGGGTTCTTACATACACTAGCAACATAGTTATCATATCTATGTTGTCCTTGTCAATGACTCGTAAATTTGATAATAGAGTTGCAAGAATCTTTTAAGTTCTATGGTGAAAAACACAGTCAGTCATTTAGTTTGTGCCTTGTTATGGCCGAATTTTGATTCTCGAAGCGATGGTAAGATTGTTGCATAAATCTTCTCTATCCAATCCCGCTTGATAGGAATTTTGTGCAGTGAGTTGTAAATATTGATAACCATTTGCATCTTAATGAAAATTGTTATTTTTTGTCCTTGGATTTTGTCTAAGTATTCTAATTAATAATTAGATTCTTCTTATTCCATGTTGTATTAATCCGGAGTGTGGTGGCGATGATATATCTAAGTCTTTGTTTTATGAGATTGTGGTTGGATAATCTGCAAATTTTCTAAAGCAGGTGAATTGTGAGGCGGGGTCTCATTGTGCTAGCAGTACCAATGGTCAAGTCAATTTCAGTGGCAACTTGAATGAATATTCCACAAGAACTTATGAAACATCGTGCGCTACATCGCTTGACAATCAGCCAAAGGATAACTCTGTTTCTGATATGCTAGTAGATTCATTTGGACGGTTGCACACTTACTTGAGAATATCGTTAACAGAACGGTGCAATTTACGGTGTCAGTATTGTATGCCAGCAGACGGCGTGGAGCTAACTCCTAACGCTCAGCTTTTGACAAATGCTGAGATTTTGCGACTGGCAAATCTCTTTGTAAGTTCCGGGGTAAATAAAATACGGTTGACTGGTGGGGAGCCAACTGTAAGGAAGGATATTGAAGATATATGCTTGGGGTTGTCAAAATTGAAGGGACTGGAGACATTGACCATGACTACAAATGGTATAACCCTAGCAAGAAAACTTCCAAGGCTGAAAGAATGTGGCCTTACTTCTGTGAACATTAGTTTGGACACATTGGTACCTGCAAAGTTTGAGTTTATGACAAGA is a window from the Arachis hypogaea cultivar Tifrunner chromosome 1, arahy.Tifrunner.gnm2.J5K5, whole genome shotgun sequence genome containing:
- the LOC112801624 gene encoding GTP 3',8-cyclase, mitochondrial isoform X1 → MIASIMRRSLSKFPGWRFGFGQSKSLLQVNCEAGSHCASSTNGQVNFSGNLNEYSTRTYETSCATSLDNQPKDNSVSDMLVDSFGRLHTYLRISLTERCNLRCQYCMPADGVELTPNAQLLTNAEILRLANLFVSSGVNKIRLTGGEPTVRKDIEDICLGLSKLKGLETLTMTTNGITLARKLPRLKECGLTSVNISLDTLVPAKFEFMTRRKGHEKVMNSINAAVDLGYNPVKVNCVVMRGFNDDEICDFVDLTREKPINVRFIEFMPFDGNVWNVKKLVPYSEMMDRVIKHVPSIKRLQDHPTDTAKNFAIDGHQGRVSFITSMTEHFCAGCNRLRILADGNFKVCLFGPSEVSLRDPLRHGAEDDELREIIAAAVKRKKASHAGMFDLAKTANRPMIHIGG
- the LOC112801624 gene encoding GTP 3',8-cyclase, mitochondrial isoform X2 produces the protein MIASIMRRSLSKFPGWRFGFGQSKSLLVNCEAGSHCASSTNGQVNFSGNLNEYSTRTYETSCATSLDNQPKDNSVSDMLVDSFGRLHTYLRISLTERCNLRCQYCMPADGVELTPNAQLLTNAEILRLANLFVSSGVNKIRLTGGEPTVRKDIEDICLGLSKLKGLETLTMTTNGITLARKLPRLKECGLTSVNISLDTLVPAKFEFMTRRKGHEKVMNSINAAVDLGYNPVKVNCVVMRGFNDDEICDFVDLTREKPINVRFIEFMPFDGNVWNVKKLVPYSEMMDRVIKHVPSIKRLQDHPTDTAKNFAIDGHQGRVSFITSMTEHFCAGCNRLRILADGNFKVCLFGPSEVSLRDPLRHGAEDDELREIIAAAVKRKKASHAGMFDLAKTANRPMIHIGG